The DNA sequence CATCCCCACCGAACCAGTCGAGCCCCTCCACGCGCGTCGCCACGCCCTCTCGCTGGGGGTCGAACGGGGCGACTTCGACGTCTTCGGTCACGGTGCATTGACAGGCGAGCCGCCAGCCCTGCAGACGCTTACCGACATCGAGCGCATCCGGGCGAGCATCCTCTGGTTCACCCGCCACGCACCGTACCAGGCAGGCATGGCAGCGCCCCGCACGGCAGCTGTAGGGCACGTTCAGACCCGCGCAGTTGAGCGCATCGAGCAGGTTGCTGCCCTCACTCACGCGCCAGGACCGAGCCCCGCAACGGATCTCAGGCATCGACAGCCGCCCAGCTTGCTTCGCAGCGGTTACGTCCATTTTCTTTGGCGCGGTACAGCGCCTCGTCCGCCCGTTGCAACGCCTCGCCCAGGTCATCGCCGGCATTGAGCAACGTAAGCCCGACCGACAGGCTGAGATGCCCTGCCTGCATATTCACATCCAGTGGCTGGGCATTAGCGAACGCCTCGCGCAGGCGCTCACAACAGGCACTGAACTGCTCGGCGTCGGTGTGCGGCAGCAGCAACACGAACTCCTCGCCGCCGTAACGAGCGAGTATGTCGCCGTCGCGTAGACACGAGCGCGCCACCGAGGCGAAGGTCTGCAGCACACGATCACCCGTGGCGTGTCCGTGCAGGTCGTTAATCCGTTTGAAATGATCGAGATCGATCAGGGCGAGACCAGACCTGTGCCCCGCACGCAGCCGGTTCAGCTCATCCTCGGCTCGCCGGAGAAAATGCCGACGGTTGTACAGCCCGGTCAGCTCGTCCGTGGACGCCAGATCCTCCAGCTGCCTCATCATGCCGCGCAGCGTCTCCTGATGCGCCTGGAGGGCGAAACGACGCTGGCGCATGCGCTGACGCAGCTTATAGACGTACCCGACGAACAGGCACATCCAGATCAAAGTGACCAACAACACACCGGTCTGCAGCAACGCCACCTGCGGGTCGCGCAGTTGCCCCTGCTGAGCGTCATACAACGACATGCCGACGAAGCTGAGCAACGCCAGCACAGCGTAGCGGGTGAAGACCTTTGGATGGAGAAATACCGCAAACATCAGCACCAGCACATAAAGCACCAGCAGCGAGCCGCGGTTGTCGCCGAGATTGAACAGAAAGAAGGTCAGCCAGACCAGCGCAACCAGCACCTGCGGTTCGGTCAGGCTGGGGTCGCGAAAGCGCAGATTGTGGCCTCGGTAGAAGATCCCGAAGAACACCAGTTGGCTGGCCAGAATCATCACCGAACCGACTATCGCAGTGTCCAGCGGCGCCTGGTAGAACCCACCGGCCACGGTGATCCAGGTCAAAAGCAAAGCAAGGCCATAGGTGCCGGCCGCCATGCCGAAACGTTTGGTCACCAGTTGCTGAAGCGCCTGCTGATCGCTTTCGTCACGAAGCGTGCGCATGGAATCCATCCCATAGTGGCAATTCGACGCACTTTACGCTGACCGAGCGAAAAAGCCCATAAGCAGCCGTTTCGAAGCTGCGGCGAGATATCAATCGACTCGATTGCGACCATTCTGTCGCCTTCTGCCAACGAACCTTCATATACCTTGCGCCTGTATGAAGCCTGCGGCTCGTTCTCTCGTTTGATGATCGATTGACGGCCGCGCCGCCCCGGTTCCTCTGTGCATCCCTTCACCTTTGGTCCGTCTGTGTACCCGCCCGGTCGGCGGGTTATACTGCCGCGCCTTTTTTATCCCGCGCGTGTCGGTCTCTTCTCGACACGCCCGTCTCCGCCCCGCCAAGAGGACGCGCTGCATGACCGTGATCAAGCAAGACGACCTGATTCAAAGCGTTGCAGACGCTTTGCAGTTCATTTCTTACTACCACCCCGTCGATTTCATCCAGGCGATGCACGAAGCCTATCTGCGTGAAGAGTCGCCAGCCGCGCGTGACTCCATGGCGCAGATTCTGATCAACTCGCGCATGTGCGCCACCGGACATCGGCCGATCTGCCAGGACACCGGCATCGTCACCGTATTCGTGCGCGTGGGAATGGACGTGCGCTGGGACGGCGCCACCATGAGCCTGGACGACATGATCAACGAAGGCGTTCGCCGCGCCTACAACCTGCCGGAAAACGTCCTGCGTGCTTCGATCCTGGCCGACCCGGCAGGTTCCCGCAAGAACACCAAGGACAACACGCCCGCCGTCATCCATTACTCCATCGTCCCTGGCGATAAAGTCGAAGTAGACGTCGCAGCCAAAGGCGGCGGTTCGGAAAACAAGTCGAAGATGGCCATGCTCAACCCGTCCGACTCCATCGTTGACTGGGTGCTCAAGACCGTTCCGACCATGGGTGCCGGCTGGTGCCCGCCGGGCATGCTCGGCATCGGTATCGGCGGTACCGCCGAGAAGGCCGCGGTGATGGCCAAGGAAGTGTTGATGGAGTCCATCGACATCCACGAGCTCAAGGCTCGCGGCCCGCAGAACCGCATCGAAGAGCTTCGCCTTGAGCTGTTCGAGAAGGTCAATCAGCTGGGTATCGGCGCTCAAGGTCTGGGCGGCCTGACCACCGTGCTCGACGTCAAGATCATGGATTACCCGACCCACGCCGCCTCGCTGCCGGTGTGCATGATCCCCAACTGCGCCGCCACCCGCCACGCGCACTTCGTGCTCGACGGTTCCGGCCCAGCCGAACTCACGCCGCCGCCACTGGATGCCTACCCAGAAATTGTCTGGGAAGCCGGCCCGAGCGCGCGTCGCGTCAACCTCGACACCATCACCCCGGAAGAAGTACAGAGCTGGAAGCCGGGCGAAACCGTCCTGCTCAACGGCAAGATGCTCACCGGTCGCGACGCGGCGCACAAGCGCATGGTCGACATGCTGAACAAGGGTGAAGAGCTGCCGGTGGACCTCAAAGGCCGCTTCATCTATTACGTCGGCCCGGTCGACCCGGTTGGCGACGAAGTGGTCGGCCCGGCAGGCCCGACCACTGCGACCCGTATGGACAAGTTCACCCGCCAGATTCTTGAAAGCACCGGCCTCTTGGGCATGATCGGCAAATCCGAGCGCGGCCCCATCGCCATCGACGCGATCAAGGACAACAAGGCCGTCTACCTGATGGCAGTTGGCGGTGCTGCCTACCTCGTGGCCCAGGCGATCAAGAAGTCCAAGGTATTGGCCTTTGCCGAACTGGGCATGGAAGCCATTTACGAGTTCGAAGTGAAGGACATGCCGGTGACCGTCGCTGTAGACACTAACGGCGAGTCGGTGCACATCACCGGGCCTGCGATCTGGCAGAGCAAGATTGCCGAAAACCTGGCGGTTGAAGTGCAATAACTTCAACTAGGTGCCGCTATTGCCGGCGCAGAGTGATGACGAACCCCGCTATCTTAGCGGGGTTCGTTTTTCAGGGCATGTCGTTTTTGAATGACCTACTGACTCTATGAACATCGGCGAGTCCATGGGAGAGCATTCACCGTGAGGTGCGTCTCACCGAAGCGGCACGGTGCAGGCCTTTTACTTACAGCAGTGACGTCACCGCCGGGCTTGGTGCAGCCTGATAAACAACGCCTCGACTTTTTCCCGCGCCCACGGGGTTTTGCGCAGGAAGGTCAGGCTCGATTTGATGCTGGGATCGCTCTTGAAGCAGCGAATATCGACGCGCTGCGCTAGCCCGTCCCAGCCGTACCGCGCCTGTAGCTCGACAAGGATGGCTTCGAGCGTCATGCCATGGAGCGGGTCTTTCGTGGGTTCTCGCACTGAGGGCCTCTGTATCCGAAACCGTCCGAGACGGCCAATAGCAAAAGACCCAGCGAATGCCAGGTCCTTCGTCCCGTCAGCATCTTACAGCGTGATGCGCGTACCGAGCAGCTCCAGAAACGCTGCCAGCCACGCCGGATGCGCCGGCCAAGCCGGTGCCGTGACCAGGTTGCCTTCGGTATGCGCCTGATCGACCGGGATGTCCACGAATTCACCGCTGGCCAGCTTCACTTCCGGCGCGCAAGCTGGATAGGCGCTACAGGCACGGCCCTTCAGCACGCCCGCGGCGGCGAGCAACTGAGCGCCATGGCAAACCGCAGCAATGGGTTTTTTCGCGTCGTCGAACGCCCGTACCAGGTTGCATACCTGCTCGTTCAGTCGTAGGTATTCGGGTGCGCGACCGCCAGGTATCACCAGCGCGTCGTAGTCTTCGGCACGCACCGAAGCGAAATCGAAGTTCAGCGCAAAATTGTGGCCGGGTTTCTCGCTATAGGTCTGATCGCCTTCGAAATCGTGAATCGCGGTGCGCACCGTATCGCCCGCTTTCTTATCCGGGCAGACGGCATGCACGCTGTGCCCGACCATCTGCAGCGCCTGGAACGGCACCATGGTTTCGTAATCTTCGACGTAATCGCCGACCAGCATCAGAATCTTCTTCGCAGCCATCGAAACACACTCCCAGTCAGTGTTGGTTAACGGCCAACGCCCGGTCAGCCGCTTCGGTTGAATATGTTGATCACCAGTCGATCAAGCAACCCCCACATTCTTTGATAAAGGCGCAGACGCAGCGGGCGGGCGTGCCAACGTTGCAGGTCGATCTCCAAACTGTGTGAAAAGTCTCGCTCGAAGCTCTCTGCCACCTCGGTGCTGAGCGATTTATCAAGCGCCTCGAGGTTGGCTTCCAGATTCCAGCGCAGATTCCAGTGATCGAAGTTGCACGACCCGATGCTGACCCAGTCGTCAACCAATACCACTTTCAAGTGCAGAAAGTGTGGCTGATATTCATGAATACGCACGCCGGCCCGCAGCAGTCGCGGGTAGTAGCGCTGGCCGGCGTAGCGCACCGACGGGTGATCGGTGTTGCGGCTGGTCAGAAGCAAGCGCACTTCGACGCCGCGCCTTGCCGCACGCATCAGCTCTCGGCGGACCCTGCCCGTGGGTAGGAAATAAGGGGTCGCCAGCCAGATGCGCCGTTCCGCGCGCTGCAGGTTTCGCAGCAGGCTATGAAGGATGTCGCTATGCTGCCGCGCCGCCGCGTAGGCAACCCGCCCCAACCCCACTCCACCACGGGGGTTGGCCGGAATTTTCGGGAGCCGTTGTGGCAGCGGCAACTGCCAGATACGGCGCTTCAGGCACAGTGTCCATTGCGTGTCGAACAGCCGCCGCCAGTTCTCTATCAATGGCCCCGCGATTTCCACCATCGCCTCGTGCCAGTGCTCATCCGGTTTGGTTGGGTTCCAGAACTCGTCGGTAGCCCCGGCACCACCGACGAAGCAGCAACTGTCATCAATGATGATCAACTTACGATGGTCGCGATGCAGGTTGCGAAATCGCAGCCGCAGTTTCAGCGGGTTGTACTGACGCAGCTCGACACCCGCGTCGGATAGCCGCTGCCGCGCCTTCTGCCCCAGCTTCAAACAGCCGAAGCCATCGAACAGGCAACGCACCCTCACACCACGCGTGGCCGCAGCCGCCAATGCGTCGATCAACAGATCGGCGCACTGGCCGTCTTCTACCAGATAAAGCTCAACGTCGATCCGTCGTTCTGCCGCCTCGATGCATTCCAGTATTCGCGGGAAGAATGCCGGACCGTCGATCAGCAAGCGAAAACGGTTGCCGTCTCGCCAAGGAAAAATCTCCCCGGCGAGCATCACGAGAGGAGCCTCCGGGCAACCGAAGCCGCGCTCCGAGGGAGGATTTCGTTATAGCGGCTAGACATTCATTCCGTGTCCTGATGAGTTCTCTGCGACGTGCTTCCGATGAGCAGCCAAACGCAGGAGCGATGACCCAGCGCCGTTGCGGCACGCCTGTTATAGGTCCGTACGGCAGCGCAGAGTTCCCGGATATAACGGTCCGACATCTCCGCCACGAGCCGAACGAGGCCGGTTCAGACATACCGAAAACGCCGATGGTGCTTTGGCAGCTATGGACCTTCACCCTAACGGCAACTCGATCACGGCACGTCCCGATGCCAACTAAGGCGGCAAGCATCTCAAGGGACTGTTCAGCGTTATCGTGCAACAGCGAAACGGGAAAAGATTCTAAACTCGTCGCATGAACTATCTCGCACACCTCCACCTTGGCGGCCCGCAGCCCGGCGAATTGCTCGGCAGCCTGTATGGCGATTTCGTCAAGGGCTCCTTGCAGGGCCGCTGGCCCCCCGATATCGAAGCCGGCATTCGCCTGCACCGGCAGATCGATGCGTTCACCGACAGCCACCCACTGGTACTACAGGCCAAGCAGCGTTTTCCCGGCGAACGGCGACGCTATGCCGGCATATTGATCGACCTGTTTTTCGACCACTGCCTGGCCGCGCACTGGCATGACTACGCCGATGAGCCCTTGCAGGAATTCACCACTCGCGTGTATCGGGTTCTACGAGAGGAAGCCGAGTTGCCCGGCAAGCTGGCGCAGATAGCGCCACGCATGGCCGCTCAGGACTGGCTCGGCAGCTACCGAAATTTCGCCGTGATGGAACAAGTCGTGGCAGGCATGAGTAGCCGGTTGTCGCGTCCGCAAGGCCTCGCCGGCGGGTTCGAGGAGCTGGAACGGCTATATCTGCCGCTCCAGCAGGATTTTCGCGACTTCTACCCGCAGCTGCAGGCGTTCGTTCGGCTCAGCGAAGCCGAGACGAAGTAACCATCAGCTGTCATAACCGGGGCATTGCTGGTCGAGCTTGCGCAGCAGCGCCGGCCAGGCCAACGCACCGCCCATGCCTTGCTTGCTGCGCGTGACACCGGCGGCCATGGCCTTGGCTCCAGCGAGAATCTGCTCGGGGATCGGAATCAGCTCGGCGCCGCCAGTCTGGGCCATCACCTGTATTTCGCAGGCACGCTGGAAGATGAACATCATCAGAAAGGTATCGGCAATGCTCCCGCCGCAGGTCATCAGGCCATGATTGTGCAGGAGCATGAAGCCGGTTTCGCCGAGATCGGCCTGCAACCGGGCCTTTTCATCATGGTTGAGCGCCACGCCTTCGTAGCCATGCGTGGAAAGGCTGGCGAGTACGAACAGCGCTTGCTGGCTGATCGGCAACAACCCCTGCTTCTGCGCCGACACCGCCACGCCGGCAGCGGTATGGGTGTGCATCACGCAGGCCACGTCGTGACGCACCTCGTGCACGGCGCTGTGGATGGTGTAACCCGCCGGATTGATGTCGTAGGGCGTGTCCATCAGCTTGTTGCCGGCCAAATCGATCTTCACCAAGCTGGAGGCAGTCATTTCTTGAAACATCAGCCCGTAGGGGTTGATCAGGAATTCATCGGTGTCAGGGATCTTCGCCGAGATATGGGTAAAGATCAGATCATCCCAGCCATGCAGGGCGACCAGTCGATAGCAGGCAGCCAGATCGGCGCGAGCCCGCCATTCGGCGGCACTGACCTGATTCTTCAGCGATTGGATCGAATGCAGAGCGGTCACGGGCACCTCTTCTTGTTGTTTTACGGTGCCTGAATTCTAGCCAGCGTCTGCCTGTTCGGAAGTCGCCTTTGCAGCCAGCCTGATGTCCGCAGAGGACACGCTCAGCCCCGCAGGGCTGCAGCGAAACGTTCCAGCCAAGGCTCGGCGTCGCTTTCGGGCGTGACCGTTTCACTGGCATCGAGGCGCAGCATCTCCTGCGTTTCACGCATACCCAGCTCGGCGTAGAGTTCACGGATCAGCTCGCCACCGCCACAGAAGGTATCGCCATAGCTGGCGTCGCCCAGCGCGATGACGCCGCCAGGCATGCCCTGCCAGACCGGAACCTGATCGCGGATGGCCGTATACAGCGGAATGAAGTTGTCGGGCAGCTCGCCCATGCCAGTCGTGGCGGTTACGACCAGCAGCGCCTGCGGGCCGAAATCGAGAATCTGAGGCAGCTGCGCGCGCGGATCATGCCAGGCGTCGAAACCCGCCGCCTTCAGCTTTGCGGCGGCATGGCGGGCGACGTCTTCGGCTGTGCCGTAGACCGTACCGGAAAGGATGGCGACTTTCATAATGGGCTCCGTTGCGAATTGAAGCCGAGCATTATGCCGTATTTGGCACCGACGCCCCGCTTGGGTGGAGCTACGCTGATAACGGTGGCGCGCAGACTCTAGGCGACAAGGGAATTAATCGTCCAGCAAGTTGTCGCAAGGCGGTCCTGACAGAGGATTTGCGGACGCAGCCACTAGGCATGGGCAGGCCTGCTGCCATTGAGAGGGAAATCTGATGCCAGAAAAGACCGTACTCACCAGCGCCGAGCTGGCGTATATCAATCAACTTACCAGCGGCCCGCAAACCGAATCGGGCGAAGCACGGGGCGGTTTTCAGCTCGACGGCGGCGAGCGCGCCAACGGCCTGTTACTGCAGCTTGCAGCGAAAGCCAACCTGACGCTCGACGCGGAACTCGACGACTACTGCATGTCGTTCCCGCTGCAGCTGACCCGCGACGAACTTCAGACAATCCGACTACAACTCGCCCCCCCCACCATATACGAGCGTGGGCCGGTTCTTCGCGCCTGGCGCCTGCACCTGGACGAACCCCTGCCCCTGCTCTCCGATAACGGCGACGAGACCGCGCTGAGCGTCCATGAGCTATCACCCAACGGGCTGCTGGTGGACGCCGGCCCCCAAAAGGCACCCAAGCATCTGCATGTGAGGCTGGCGCTGCCTGGCGAGACACCGTTCATGATCGACGCACGCCGGGTACGCGTTGCTGAAGACGGGTTGGCGGCCTATGAAGTCGAACAGCCACATGACAAGGACGCCGAACGCATCCGTTCGTATCTGTACGAGCAGCATCAGCGCCTGCATCCAGAGTTGCAGCCGGAACTCCCGGTCGACATGCTCGTCGACACGCCCAGCCATTCGTAGGGCTCGCTCCTATTTCATACCGCGCCGCTTCGCCAGACGCGGCCATTTAAAGGCTGCAGAGTACTGCCAGAAATCACCCTGGTGTAAGCTGACGGGCCATGCGTGGCGCCAGCATCGCAGCCGTGCGCGATCGTTCACCAGCGACAGTCGACCCCAGAAGACATGACCCAGCCAACGGCCCCAATCCTGATTACCGGTGCCAGCCAGCGCATCGGCCTGCATTGCGCTGAACGCTTGCTCGATGATGGGCAACCGGTGGTCGTCACTTACCGAACAGATCGACCGAGCCTCGCCCGGCTACGCGAACGCGGTGCCGTGACCTTGCAGGCGGATTTCTCCGGAGCGGCGGGCATTCATGCCTTCATCGCAGCTCTCAAACAGCAGACCCGCCGTCTACGTGCGATCGTCCACAACGCATCGGACTGGCTTCCCGAAGCATCGGGCAAGGAAGCCGAGGTGTTCCAGCGCATGTTCGACGTGCATATGCTCGCGCCCTATCTGATCAACCTTCACTGCGCGGAGCTGCTGCGGCACGGAGGCCCGGCGGATATCATCCACATCGGCGACGATGTCACCCGTATCGGCAGCAAGAGGCACATCGCCTATGCCGCCAGTAAAGCCGGACTGGACAACCTCACCCTTTCGTTTGCCGCCAGCCTGGCGCCGGTCATCAAGGTCAATGGCATCGCGCCGGCCCTGATACAGCTCAACGAAGGTGACGACGAGGACTATCGACGCAAGGCGCTGGCAAAATCCGCGCTGGGTATCGAGCCCGGCGCCGAGGTGATCTACCAGAGCCTGCGTTATCTGCTCGATAATCCCTACGTCACCGGCACCACACTGACCGTCAATGGCGGCCGTCATTTGATCTGATTTGCGAAGGAATCCCATGCCTAGACTGGAACCCGCCATGGCGCGCATCCGCGTCAAAGATCTGCGACTACGCACCTTCATCGGCATCAAGGAAGAGGAAATCCTCAACCAGCAGGACGTGCTGATCAACCTGACGATGCTGTATCCCGCAGCGGACGCCGTGCGCGACAACGACATTGAATACGCACTGAATTACCGCACCATCACCAAGGCGATCATTCAACACGTCGAGAACAACCGCTTCGCCCTGCTCGAACGGCTCACTCAGGAAATCCTCGACCTGGTCATGACGCATCCGCAGGTGCGTTACGCCGAGGTCGAAGTGGACAAACCGCACGCGCTGCGCTTCGCCGAATCGGTGTCGATCACGCTTGCCGCGCATCGCGACTGAGCATCCCGCACCGGAAGGCGGGTTGGTCTCGTTGTCTGGCCCATGGCAACCGCCAAGGTTATGATCCGCCCACGTCTGCAACGCCGAGGCCCATGAGATGAATGATCAACAACGCACCGAACTCGAAGCTGCCGCATTCCGCCGCCTGGTCCAGCACCTGCGTAGCCGTCCCGATGCGCAGAATATCGACCTAATGAACCTGGCCGGCTTCTGCCGCAACTGCCTGTCGAAGTGGTACAAAGCCGCCGGCGACGATCTGGACATCGAAGTCAGCCTCGACGAGGCGCGCGAAGAGGTTTACGGAATGCCCTACTCCGAGTGGAAGAAGCGCTACCAGAAGGAAGCCACACCCGAGCAGCAGGCCGCCTTCGACAAGGGGCAAAACTCATGACCAGCCTTGCTGACTTCCGCGCCAGCCTGCGCAATCGCAAGCACCCTTTCAGCGAGACGCTGGCCTATATCGACAGTGTCTATGACTACCAGCCCAGCCGCTTCATCAACGGCAACGTGGAAAACGCCGCCGGAGAAAACGAAGGCTCGTGCAAGACGCTTGGGCTGGCAGTGCTGGAAGGATTCACCACCGAAGAGGCGCTGTTGGCGTTCGGCGAGCATTATCAATCGGTGCTGGCCAACCCCAGCGGAACCGACCACCGCAACATCCGCGCACTGATGGAAACCGGCCTGCCGGGCGTGCGCTTCGATCAGCAGCCGCTGACAGCCAAGGAATAAAAAAAGGGCCGGCCAGGCACTTGGGGAAGGCTTGATAATGGACGGCCCTGAAACCAAAGAGGCCGGGCGAGTCTGACGGTCCGAAGCAACGCCGGCCATTGCGTAATCCCGATTACCGGAATAGGCAGGTGCTATTGGACCAAGGCTGCAAAAACAGGCCGGTGCGGTTCCGCCAAATCGAAACTGCAGGGATTGCCGCAACGGTGAGCCGGCCTCAATCGTGGAGTCACCTTGCTGGCGTTGCCGAATGCTTTGCATAGACCCTGTCAGGCTTTTCCCACTCAGCCAAAGCCGGTAAGGTCCGAACCGTCTTACCGGAGTACTCCACATGCCCATCGCCGCCCTTTCCGGCCCACAGTACCTGCGTGAAGGTCTGAAGCTAATCCTGAGCCCAGGGCTACGGCTGTTCGTCATCCTGCCACTGACGGTCAACCTGCTGCTGTTCAGCGGGCTTATCTATATCGCCCTGCGCCAGTTCGGCGTCTGGGTCGATGCGCTCATGCCGAGCCTGCCCGAGTGGCTGATGTTTCTGGAGTACATCCTCTGGCCGCTGTTCGTGATTCTGGTGGTGCTGATGGTGTTCTTCACCTTCACCATGCTCGCCAACATCATCGCGGCCCCGTTCAACGGCTTTCTCGCTGAAAAGGTCGAAACGGTGGCGCGCGGCGAAGACAGTTCGCCACCGTTCAGTTGGGCCGAGTTGCTGGCCATGCTGCCGCGCACCATTGGCCGTGAAGCACGCAAGCTGGCCTATTTCGCCCCGCGCGCGCTAGCACTGCTGATTCTTTCGTTCATCCCGGTGGTCAACCTGTTCGCCGCGCCGCTGTGGCTGCTGTTCGGCATTTGGATGATGGCCGTACAGTACATCGACTATCCGGCAGACAACAACAAGCTGAGCTGGGCGGAAATGATGGTCTGGCTGCGTCAGAGGCGCTGGAAAAGCCTGAGCTTCGGTGCGGTGACCTATGCCGCGCTGCTGGTGCCGGTGTTGAACCTGCTGATCACGCCTGCCGCTGTAGCGGGCGCGACCCTATTCTGGGTTCGAGAAGGCGGCCAGAAACACTTGGTGCCTGTCGCCACTCAGTGAACTGCGGGAGGGGTTGCTGTCTAGATTCGAACACATCGAATTCAGGAGCCCTTCCCAATGGCGCTTTCCGCACTATCGATAAATTGCACACTCAAAGCCTCCCCCAACACGTCGTCCTGCAGCTTGCTGCTGAGCCAGGCCGAGCGGGAATTGGAAAAGCTCGGCGTGTCCTGCGAGCAGCTACGCGCGGTGGATTTCAACATCAAACCGGGCGTGACCTCTGACGAAGGCCCGGGCGATGACTGGCCGATGATCCGCGAGAAGATACTCGCCGCAGACATTCTTTTGCTGGGCACGCCCATCTGGCTGGGGCATCCGTCCAGCATCTGCCAACGAGTACTCGAGCGTCTCGACGCATTTCTCAGCGAAACCGACGATCAGCAACGGATGGTCTCTTATGGTCGGGTCGCCTGCGTCGCCGTGGTCGGCAACGAAGACGGCGCCCACCACGTAGTGGCCGAGCTGTACCAGGGGCTGAACGATGTGGGCTTCAGCATCCCCGCCAACGGCTGTACCTACTGGGTCGGCGAGGCTATGGGTTCGACGGACTACAAGGATGCAGGCCCGCGCGAGAAAACCGCCAATACCAATGCGATGCTGGCTCGCAACGCCGTGCACTTGGCGAAACTGCTCAAACAGTCCGGTTATCCGGGAGCCTCGGAGTAGCATGTAGATCAGCGCCAGGACTGCACGTTCGGCGGCGATACGGCTGATGGGTGCACCTACGCGACCCGACCCATCCCCTTTTGTAGAGAGGAGGGGGCCGCGTAGACGAAACCCTTCAATCTGATTGGTTAGGCACGCGACGATGCAACGACGCGCTCAGGCAATTGGCCGGCTCAAGCCAACGTCTTCAACGCCTCACGGCTGAACGGCAGGATGTCCTGCATGCGTCCGTCACGCACTTTCAGCGCCCAATCCGGATCGCAGATCAGCGCGCGCCCTACCGCAACCAGATCGAACTCCTCCTTGTTCAGACGCTCGAGCAGGCCTTCGATATTGGCCGGCTGCGCCACTTTGTCGGTCTTGACCATGAACTGCAGGAACTCACCGTCCAGCCCCACGCTACCCACGGTGATGGTCGGCTTGCCGGTGAGCTGGCGTGTCCAGCCGGCCAGGTTGAGATCCGAACCTTCGAATTCCGGCTCCCAGAAACGACGCGTAGAGCAATGGAAGATGTCCACGCCTGCAGCCGACAGCGGTGCGAGGAATTCGCCCAGCGCTTCTGACGTGGTCACCAGGCGTGCGGTGTAGTCCTGCTGCTTCCACTGCGAGAAGCGGAAGATGATCGGGAACTCCGCGCCCACCGCAGCCCGCACCGCGCTGATCAGCTCGATGGCGAAGCGCGAGCGGTTGGCCAGACTGCCACCGTATTCATCGGTGCGCTGATTGCTACCTTCCCAGAAGAACTGGTCGATGAGGTAGCCATGAGCCCCGTGAATTTCGACGCCATCCATGCCGATGGCCTTGGCATCCGCAGCCGCCTGGGCGAAAGCCGCGATCACGTCCTGGATGTCCTGCTTGGTCATGCCGTGGACGACGACCTGATCGTCCTTGCGCTTCTCCATCGGCCCATACCCCAGCACTTCCGGCTCCGGCTCGGTACCCTTGCGGCGCACATTGCCGACGTGCCAGAGCTGTGGAACGATCTTGCCACCCGCGGCATGCACCGCATCGACCACTACCTTCCAGCCAGACAGAGCATCCTCACCATGGAAGCGCGGCACCTGCGGATAACCATTGGAAGCCTGGTGGCCGACCGTGGTGCCCTCGGTAATGATCAGCCCAACACCCGAAGCGGCACGGCGACGGTAGTACTCGACGACGTCAGCGGTCGGCACACCGTTGGGCGAGAAGGAACGGGTCATCGGCGCCATTACCACGCGGGTCGGCAATTGCAGACTGCCAAGCTGGAATGGCTGAAACAGGGCATTTACGGCTGCGGACATCGTTGTCTCCTTGTTGATTCGGGTTCAAAAGCGACCGGTCGTCTCACCGTTCGTCACAAAAAATCAGCGCAACGTCA is a window from the Pseudomonas sp. MTM4 genome containing:
- a CDS encoding NADH:flavin oxidoreductase encodes the protein MSAAVNALFQPFQLGSLQLPTRVVMAPMTRSFSPNGVPTADVVEYYRRRAASGVGLIITEGTTVGHQASNGYPQVPRFHGEDALSGWKVVVDAVHAAGGKIVPQLWHVGNVRRKGTEPEPEVLGYGPMEKRKDDQVVVHGMTKQDIQDVIAAFAQAAADAKAIGMDGVEIHGAHGYLIDQFFWEGSNQRTDEYGGSLANRSRFAIELISAVRAAVGAEFPIIFRFSQWKQQDYTARLVTTSEALGEFLAPLSAAGVDIFHCSTRRFWEPEFEGSDLNLAGWTRQLTGKPTITVGSVGLDGEFLQFMVKTDKVAQPANIEGLLERLNKEEFDLVAVGRALICDPDWALKVRDGRMQDILPFSREALKTLA